Below is a window of Brassica napus cultivar Da-Ae chromosome A5, Da-Ae, whole genome shotgun sequence DNA.
TTTTGAAAGTTGGAGATGTGCATTAGAAAGTATGAAGAACCTCCACTTCAATGCAATCATATTTGCTTCTGATGACCATGATATTATTAGTGCAATCACTAAACCTTCAGCTTGGCCTTCACTCAAGTTTTATTCCTCCAAATTATTAGCTTGGTTGCATGATTGTTGATTGGAAAGCACAATTCCATTCTCATCAGAATATCATTGGAGCTAAGCTCATTGCTAGAAGTGTGATTAAGGAGGCTATGTTTCAATCTTATATTGCTGTTGGTTTTCCTTCATGGCTTAGCCACCTTTTGTGTAGGCTTCCTTTTGATTGATATCAGTGTTCTAAAAAACGGTCTAGGCGCCCGCCTAGGCGGCGTTTAGGCGCTATACGGTAGCCAACCGTATTGTCTTTATGTCATATAATGTTTTATGCGGATTTATATAGTTCGGGTGAATAATAGCGTTTAAGCGGACATTATGCGGTCTAGGCGGATGCCTAGGCAGAGTTTAAGcattaatattcaaaaaataaactattaatataattattacattttattaatgttattatttacattatttttacatattttatgtatttatatgattgtagatattagtataattgttccaaaattattttaaatttatcatctttatatatttaaaatggccttaatttttataacttaaaactatttatatatgttaaactatatACTTATACTTAAAAgtggatttaaaatatatttatgttcagttttttgaaaagtaatgtatatttatattaatcttatacttatatttcatgtaaaagtatatattcGTATATACTCCATTTAGGCGTCCGCCTATACGACTAGGCACTATACAGTCATTTAACGCGTAATGAACGTCTAGCGAGTTTTAAAACACTGATTGATATGAATCCTTGTTTACCTCTTGTAATTCCTATATTTTGATgaagtgttaaaaaaattaagtatagAAGTATGCAGGTAAATTTGTTCAATGGAGATATGCGGTTGCACAAGTCATAACGTGAGATGACGTGGCGTCATCGTATTGGTTGGAGCTATTAATTATGAGTTGGCAAAGATAAAGATCGTAAAGCTTAGGATAAAAATGAATCAAGATGTTTAGACTCATCAAGATCAAAAACGTGGGTTGCTCGAGAAAATAAAGGGCATTAAGCTTAGAGAGTTTGTTTTTAACGTTCTTAGAGTGCATAGAGTATTGAGAGGTTTTGAGAGATCTTTGGTTGTAAGATTAAGGTCGGATAGATTAGAAATTGGTCAGTGTTTGTTCACATGTGTGACGTCGAGTCAATCTGACTAAACAAGTCTGTAATGATTGTTTAAggaatttctaaaaaaaatcaactgtTTGGAAGAATCAACTTGTTCATTGGTATTTCGTGTTGAACGTGTTTCTGTGTCCTCGGTTTTACAAAACACTCATAATTGTCATATCAATATTATGTACAAAATGGCGTTATACAtggaaaaatgatattcaaatatgtatatgatatatggtgtagGATATATGGTTTTGGTTCAAATTATCTGTTTTGAATATTGATACAtagatttatgaaaataatagttttttgttaattgatttatggttcataatatatttatacttagaatatttctatttttattaaatttaaatttagtatatcttttatatatataggccCATTATTTATAAAGTCTTTTACGTGTATCTGTAGGTccaaaaccaaaagacttaaatgccattaatgaattttattaattccTTGTAAAAATAAGagtatttttgagaaaattgcaATTTTCATTAAAGGTATGATTTGAAAATGAtcctcttttaatagtattgatgtctcACCAACTCAAAAAAATCTAACtcttattaaatatatacagTATAAAAAGATGAcgttctaaaataaaaatatacataaaaatctcaaataaaaaaattgataaatttattttttttaagaaaaccaTTTATTTCTTTGATATATTtcaactttataaattaataatctatatcaaaactaaaacattaatttatagCTAATATTACTATTACCAGAGAAAAATTTGCGCTTTCGAAACACAGGTCAAAACCTAATTGTGGCTTAAagaaataaaacagaaaaacaacaaaaaggGAAAACAAATTAGACtgggaaaaataaaataaaacgtgCACAGTTTGTTTTTCAACtaattaataatttcattaatattaaatagaGCTTATCATGTCAATAGACAAaatttctaagaaaatataatttagtatataagtaaatatatgagctttataaaaaaaagatatatatcaaaaaatatcTTCTGATCCTTGAGTAATTCTGAGAAATTTTCAATGATTCAAAGAGAACTAGGTGTTTTTCTGTATCATGTgcagaaataatttttttaattaaaattaaatttaaaaataagtttaaatatatttagtaATTTAGAAGATTTGTCAaccttattttaaatattttaaatatatacaaaatattgttattacTATTGTCTTTGTTTTGTGTTCTAAAATGAATTCTCTATTTTACTATAACCTCAAtatcatataataattttttaatatttttttttaaaatatggtaatgaatcttttaaaaattaatatattctttgaaatatattttgccAAGATAGATTAACTTTTtcgaaaagtttatttttaaaatttgaaacattATAAATGATAAGATATAAAGCACTTGTTTTATTAACAATTTAATTATGAGATATAAATTAGAATGAAataatttcttataattttaccttatttggatacattttcattataaacattaaaaatatataaaatactaaaaataataaattaatttagttgcTTTTTTATTTACTTGTTTAAAGTCTAAGTTTAATATTATCCATCTcggatttatattattttattttatttatatcttttaattatgGTAATCTTTTAATTGTAGtaataattatatacttaatattttatacttgagtttttttttaattgaattttgTGTAATAAATGTGTTAAGCCATGTTATAATCATGTAGGATCGATCCATGTCatcattatttttgataatATGACTGTGGTGATGACATGTAATCAAATCACTTATTAAATAATGTGTAGGAGATATCTTAAGTTAAGGAATATATTTAGAGGAatgttctatgtttttaatcaaatatttagAGGAAAATGTTCTAGAAATTAAAGGAAAGGTAACAATtaaagtaataataaaaaaggaaaatttgaaTTGGAAAAGTAGCGAAAGCCAAAAagataaaaggaaacaacattGTAGGCTAAGTATCACGCTACATAAATATTGAGTATTCATTCCTCAAAATTAACCTGTCTCTTTGTGGACTGTAGAGTCTTCTTTTCGAGTTGTTGTTAGAACTTTATTAAAGATTTCgtgtttcttctttctctttaatCCCTTACTAATAACATAAAGAAACAATCGTATTCCGTTTCGCTCTGCTCAACATTGCTTCATCTTTGGTGTAACAAAAAATGGAAGGAAAAAACCTTATTTGTAGCGAAAGTACTTTATCTATGGAGATACCAGAGGATATAGTAGAAGATATTCTTCATCGCATTCCAGCAGAGTATCTGGTAAGATGGAAAACAGTGTCGAAAGGATGGAAATCATTGATCGAATCCGGACATCTAGCAGAGAAACACCTCGGTCGCCATCAGAAACTGTATGGAGCTGAAGAGTTTAAAATCACTTATGAAGGGTCCAACTCGAGAGGCTTCGTTGCCGAGCTTTTCACAAAATACGAGGGACTGAGACCGAACAACAGGGACTCAGAATCAGAAAATCGTCCTAGAGTTTCTGGGTCTTGTAATGGTTTGGTCTGCGTTTACGATTTAGTCTACGTTAATCTTTTCAATCCTGTGACAGGTGTGATCCGGAAACTTGCTCCTCCTCGAGGTACCATACTTTCATTGGGATTCGGGAGAGATATTGTAACAGGAGCATACAAAGTGGTGGCTGCGTATAGGCTAGATGATGATAGAGTGGAGATTATGGTTTTCGACCTGAGCACCAGCAAGTGGAGGAGGAGATACAAAACCGCTGGTCCAGTGCCTCTTTCTTTCACTCTAATTAACCCTAACAGAAACCCAGTCTTTGTAAACGACTCACTCTTCTGGTTGTGTTCACGTGGCCATTTGGATATACTAGTCATGAGTCTTCACACTGAAAATTTTCGTACTGTATCGCAACCTAAGGACATTGATGTGTCGTCGGATCTCATTTACATGTGGAGCCGCGAGGACCGTCTATGTGTTTCTGATTTAAGACTTTGCAAGGACTCCGATGTGTGGCTTCTAGTGCAGGACGAGGTTACAAGGAGGTGGGAGAGAACTAGATTTGCTTTGGTCGATACTGTTATTCCTCCATATAAGTTGCATTCGGCTTGGTTTTCACCGACCTTGGTTTCTCCTTACCAGTCGTAGACAGACTCTTGTACATTAATTAACTCTTTGCTCTTTCtgacatattttttttctatatcaACTAGAGATTTTCCCGGACTACGCCCGGATTATTTtccatatattttaattaaatttaaattactttCTAATTGGTATCCGAgtatatatactataataaacTCACATTATTGATTgctacattttattaatttactaatGTCCGAAACCTTTAATAACATAAGATGGTGTTAGATTTATATGAGCCACCGAACTTCTAATGCCAAACCAAAATAATGAAATGGTAATATTCTTTACATCGGAGTATAGGGATGTTAAAATGGGAAAACCCACCCTATTTAAGATTCACCACAATCAAAACTATGTCGTTAGATTAATTCTAAAATAGATCTATTAGAAGTTTTCATTTAGACCCTCAAATATTACATTGACTCATTTAACTTGTTTCGaccaatttaaaatgatatatgatCTTCtgcttttaatatttatttttgatgtaAGACTATTTggaagaaaaattatttttaaaaatattatgaaaatatttcaaGATTGATTATGGAAAATgaggttttagttttttttttaaaacctcaAAGTCAATTTTTTCGGCAAACCCGTAAAATTGAAATTTCTCTCTAAACCGCAAATCGGATTTCCCTCTAAAAAAACTGCAAATTGTGTTTTCTcgataaaatcaaaaaattgaaatttaccgccaaaatcagaaaattgaaatttaccgccaaaatcacaaaattgaCTTTTTCTCGTAAAACCGCAAGAGCAAAATTTCTcaccaaaatcacaaaattaaaaCTTCCGCAAAAGCCGTGAAATTGAATcttcctgccaaaaccgtaaaCACAAAATCTCCTGCCCGCTAAAacagaaaatttaattttttccgccaaaaccgcaaaatcgaatatttttaccaaaaccaagaaaatcaattttttccgtcaaaaccacGAAATCATTTTTTCCACCACAAAAAGCAAATTTCCAGCCAAAACCGGAAATCGAATTTTCGTGTGAAAACTTTGAAACTgaattttttcgccaaaaccgcaaaactgATTTTCGCTAAAATCGTAAAATTGAATTTTCTCGCTAAAAATAAGAATTGCGTTTTCCTGCAAAACCCACAATATCTTGGATTTTCCGCTAAAACCAAATGAATTTTCtgctaaaaccgcaaaatctGATTGTTCAGTTAAATCCGCAAAATCGGATTGTTCCGGTAAAACTGCAAAATTAGATTTTCTCACTAAAACCACAATATTAATTTTTACGTCATATACATGAAATCATATTTCCCCATCCAAGCAGAAAAGTTCTGTTTTTTGTCGTGCATATACTTTTCGTTCATGTTGTCAACGTTTTTTCGTTTTCTTAGCTTAGGAAAAAGTCTTAGGGGAAGGGAAGAAGTTTGGATGGTAATTTCATGATATGTTTTTGCCTTTTGCTATAAAAGTATAGCTTTTGGTGTGGAATATTTATGTTGTTCATATTTAATTATGATGAaattaatctatttttagatgACTTGATCAGCTTAgagaaaactaaatttttatttttgatcatGAAAAACTAACTTTTGTATTTTTGCTCTTTTCTTGTATGTAAGCCTTCTCTACAATCAGTAATTTAAGTCACTTTTaaagttaatttaaattttgaaatgcaCTGATTTACAATATGCtgtaacaaatatttattttctataggTTTCATTTGTTTCACATATCACCACTTTTAAAATGATGTAACATCACAATACTGTAACTGTGATATAGatagataaattaaattatttaatttgcaagattattttcttactaaacTGTTAAACGGATGGTAGTTTGTCATATGCGTGACTTGcttacttgaaaaaaaaaagatgcaaaGAATACGCCAAAACAAAAGTATTGTTTCAACTTGGCATAACTATCATCAAAACTGACACTAATCACTTTCTTTTATTTGGCTCAACcttcctatttttttatttaccgAATAGTTTTACACACTATCATCTCCACTAAGACATTTAACCAACTTGGCAACAAAATACAATATAGGGGCATTATTCTCAAAAGAGATATTCCTTTGCAATTTTGTCTGCCACTCTATTCCCGTCTCTAGCTTGAAGGCTACCTTGTGATCTCCTATCTTCAAGAGCATGAGTTGAATATCTTGGATATGGGCGTTGAGAGAAGGCTGTGGTTCCTCTTCTTGTAAAGCTTCCACAGGATCCTTGGAATCAATTTCATAAATCACTTCACAAAACTGAACCTTACAACCTTAAATCTCTTGGAAGATCACTTTCTATTTTCTCTTGGCATATTTGATTAAAGTCCACTTTAAGACGTcttcttaaaaaataaacacaaatacATCACGAATGCTTTCTTTATGTGCAAAACCAATTGCTGTATCACTAAAATCTGTTGATCATTCCACACTgcaaataatgtaaatatttcGGTCCACCATCACGTGCTGTAAGAACTAAAAAAAGGAATAAGGCGTTGGTAACATGTTCAtattcaattctaaaaaaaaatgttcatgtTTAAAGATTTGTCTGCTCTTGTTTCACACAAGACAGAAACAAATTTATATGATCATGTAATCGGAGAAACATATTGCATAGGATAAAAGATGTTCCAGATCAGGAAATACATAACTTGGTTGTGGCTTTTGCTTCCTCAAACATCACTCTGTTCTCATTGCTAACTTATAAGGCATAACATGCAAGTCAACAGAgatataagaaaaaatgttaCCGATTTGCCGGTAATTTTGAAGATTCAAATAGAAAAGTAAGAAAGGTTACCAGCAGGAGCTGCTGTTTCAGGCTCCTTGAATTCGACAATAACACACTTGGACATCAAGGATACTTTAGCTATGGCTGACGCATGCTCTAAGAGACATCTCACAACCTTAAGAAAAACACTCTATTAGCATGCAGAACAGAGTACTTCAATCTTCAAAGAAGCTTTTTATGCTGCCCCCAGTTTTAGATCCGAAACCCTTGTATAATCGATCCACTTGCCTGCAAACTACCAGTTCAAGTCGTCTAGAGACCTATCCAGATAGTCATAGATACCAAAGGAGAGAAAAACCTGATACAATTCTGGTCTTGTGAGATTTAGAGAAGTAGACCAAAATTAAGTATGTAATCCCATGTCTTCATGAGAAGAGAAAATTTATATGTGATTGATAggcaaagcaaaaaaaaaaattaacttgacaacacacaatatataaaatagagcCAATAAGAGAAACTTACTTGCAAGGGTCAGCTCCCGAGTGTATTCTCAAACAATGGAGGAAAACATCTGAATTTGGTAAAAAGAACCTGAAAGAACATAGCAAAGTGAGCAGCACACATCAGAACATTTCAATCTAAACCAGTTCTGACAGGCTCTACAcacaataacaataaaaaaataaaagatcttCCACACATTGATAACCTAAATGATCTCGGTCTCATAAAATCAAACTCTGGCGAGACTGACCATCAATATTTTTTCCTCCTCAAACAAAATATGGAAAGTGAAATGGAATCAAAGCAGAGTTTAAAGAGTACATACTTTAAGCTGACAATAGATCACTACAGCTATTGTAATCTTTCCACAAAAACATTGACTTGAATCTCTCCAACTGCTGCAAAAATTCTATGAAAAGACTAAGCAAGAGAAAGTAAAAGCATGTGAATGTTGATCCGCCAAGCCAGGGGATACTTCATTGAAGAACTGAGTCATTGGAGCCTTTCTGGTGGATTAAGCCGCTTTGGTTGCCATTGCTTGATGTGCTTACTTGGTTTTTCGTTAGATTTATACAGGAGAAGAATCAGCGgaagatgaaatgaaaaaataaatgaaagagTAAAGACATGATTGATTGATGAAGTAAGTGTGGCGGCACGGCGATTACAGAGGAACGGATCAGTGAAGACGAAGCGCAACAGGCGGAGTTCGAAGACGCTCCCGACTGAGCATAGATTTAGTCGTGGTTTTGGATTCTGGGCTATAGCCAAATTTTGAAGCCCACAGAAAAGGCCTATTTTCACCCGTTATCCTCAAAAGCGGTGTTGACATGGCGATTATAAGCTCTCTGATTGGTCTGAATTTTCAATCTGATGTGGACATGCTTAGATGGCTTAATATCCTGcttttagtataggttagatatgatctatctatattattaaaacacagtcatgtgtgatattttaaaatgaacttTCCTCTAGAATGTTTAtcaaattttacataatttgaTCATTATATCTTATTCTTTTATTcagaatcattttaaatttatttagaaaattaattaatttaaattttaactatcataaaatataattagaatttaaaattaaatttatttttattttatgaactaaaatcaaaatcatataaaatattttgattatattttaatgataataaaaatttaaattaattaatttttcagaaatacatttttataaagatcttagaaatattttgttagaaagaaatatccatttctatttcaaattaaataaaataaaaaatcttatccAACTTTGTGTATTTCAAGcaatttttaaataagatttttactacaaaattattttgcatgtacaatatattatagtttcttcttaatttttttttgttgttcatAACAATATCTCAAAATATTTCTTCTCTATTATgtaggttcgatttaatttgacttccatatatatttcaaacttagaactaaatttaaaaattatctaaaataacatttttacataataatgttctcaaaataaattttgttacaaattaTAGTAATAACAATATAAGCCACTTAAAAATAGACATTATAGagttatataatacatataaattacattaatttagtgatatattttgttatataaactaaaatgttttagtataagaagaaaaaactcGCACGTAGTTTTACATTAAAGcatgattgtttttattgactTCTACATCAAGCAAgtccgtcatagataaatgctTATGATAATGTACAAAATTAtgttatatgtaaatttttcgCTCTTACCAcatacataatttgtttactgctTATTATTGGTAACTTGATACCAGGTTTTAACCATGAATAACAATCTAAAAAGTATAGTATGAATTGTTAACCATTATTTCAAGCATCCGTTCAATAAatgcaaaataaatatgatattttctagcTGGAACATTCAACTTCCTTTAATTTACGCTTACGATATGGCCAATCACAATTTTAGTAGGAatcaattcatttttttatttatcattcttTACTACTGTTAAAAAATTTTTGTTGTTCATAACAATATCTCAAAATATTTCTTCTCTATTATgtaggtttgatttaatttgACTTCCATATACATTTCAAACTTAgaactaaatttaaaaattatctaaaataacatttttacataataatgttctcaaaataaattttgttacaaattaTAGTAATAACAATATAAGCCACTTAAAAATAGGCATTATAGagttatataatacatataaattacattAACTTAgtgataaattttgttatataaactaaaatgttttagtataagaagaaaaaactcGCACATAGTTTTACATTAAAGcatgattgtttttattgactTCTACATCAAGCAAGCACATCATAGATAAATGCTTATGATAAAGTATAAAATGAtgttatatgtaaatttttcgCTCTTACCACATACATAATTTGCTTACTTCTTATTATTGGTAACTTGATACCAGGTTTTAACCATGAATAACAATCTAAAAAGTATAGTATGAATTGTTAACCATTATTTCAAGCATCCAGTCAATAAatgcaaaataaatatgatattttctagcTGGAACATTCGACTTCCTTTAATTTACGCTTGGCCAATCACAATTTTAGTAGGAAtcaattcattttatttatttatcattctTTACTACTGTTACTCCATTTTTCTTTGTCACAATATAGACAAGAGCAACCAAGCTACTATCAGAAatagcataaatatttttagcctCTAGAAGTTTTatgttctctttatttataacatcTCTTAGATTCAGATTTGAGCttctttaatataatttcatgATTTATCTTCTAGATATACCATATGCATACAAAGTTCAGATGAGATCCCATGATGGTATCTAACGAATAGCCTATACTCTATGATACTTCTTTAATTCGCATAAAAGTAAAGCAGACTCGTTATTGTTCAGTTCAACATTAATGATCACACAATAAATGGACTTACAACCAAAATGTGTCCTTAGCCATGTTGAAGTCTTTTGAGCTCCACTTTTAGAGATGTCAACACATTATGTGGGTTGAGAAGATCTGCAGTAGCCTTTGGTGTAGACGATTTATCTATGTTCTCATCAAGACTCACGAAAGCTACCATGCGTCCC
It encodes the following:
- the LOC106373837 gene encoding putative F-box protein At1g33530, with product MEGKNLICSESTLSMEIPEDIVEDILHRIPAEYLVRWKTVSKGWKSLIESGHLAEKHLGRHQKLYGAEEFKITYEGSNSRGFVAELFTKYEGLRPNNRDSESENRPRVSGSCNGLVCVYDLVYVNLFNPVTGVIRKLAPPRGTILSLGFGRDIVTGAYKVVAAYRLDDDRVEIMVFDLSTSKWRRRYKTAGPVPLSFTLINPNRNPVFVNDSLFWLCSRGHLDILVMSLHTENFRTVSQPKDIDVSSDLIYMWSREDRLCVSDLRLCKDSDVWLLVQDEVTRRWERTRFALVDTVIPPYKLHSAWFSPTLVSPYQS